The following coding sequences are from one Musa acuminata AAA Group cultivar baxijiao chromosome BXJ2-4, Cavendish_Baxijiao_AAA, whole genome shotgun sequence window:
- the LOC135610198 gene encoding low-temperature-induced cysteine proteinase-like, protein MDFPRSLQLSTTLIALLFLRFSSLSFSYSDLFESWIREHGKRYASEEEKLARFHVFEDNLAFVDAHNAAANSSYELALNAFADLLPHEFRAARLGLSAGLAVPRANRTAFRGSYGAVPSSVDWSKEGAVTSVKDQGSCGDCWAFSATGAIEGINKIVTGSLVSLSEQELCDCDQSYNSGCNGGLMDYAFKWVIENHGLDTEDDYPYQAKQRTCLKNKLKRRVVTIDGYKDVPANNEKLLLQAVAQQPVSVGICGSERAFQLYSKGIFTGPCSTALDHAVLIVGYGSDDGVDYWIVKNSWGKNWGMNGYMHMLRNSGDSQGVCGINMLASFPTKTSPNPPPPPAPGPTKCSILTYCPAESTCCCSWRVLGLCLSWSCCDLENAVCCKDNQYCCPYDYPICDTSGKQCLKGNGNSTVTRGIARKEPFTKVGSWKDLLAAWDP, encoded by the exons ATGGACTTCCCCCGGTCCCTTCAGCTCTCGACGACACTCATCGCCCTCCTCTTTCTCCGCTTCTCTTCCCTTTCCTTCTCCTACTCCGACCTCTTCGAGTCCTGGATCAGGGAGCACGGCAAGCGCTACGCCTCCGAGGAGGAGAAGCTTGCCCGGTTCCATGTCTTCGAGGACAACCTCGCCTTCGTCGACGCGCACAACGCTGCCGCCAACTCTTCCTACGAGCTTGCCCTCAACGCCTTCGCTGACCTGCTGCCCCACGAGTTCAGGGCCGCCCGGCTAGGTCTCAGCGCCGGCCTCGCTGTGCCGAGGGCCAATCGTACGGCGTTCCGGGGATCCTATGGCGCCGTTCCATCCTCGGTCGATTGGAGCAAGGAAGGGGCCGTTACCTCGGTCAAAGATCAGGGGAGCTGCG GTGATTGTTGGGCCTTTTCAGCCACTGGTGCAATAGAAGGAATAAATAAGATTGTAACTGGATCTTTGGTAAGTCTATCAGAGCAGGAGTTATGTGATTGTGATCAGAGTTATAACAGTGGTTGCAATGGTGGTCTTATGGACTATGCTTTCAAGTGGGTGATTGAAAACCATGGACTTGATACAGAGGATGATTATCCATATCAAGCTAAACAAAGAACCTGTCTAAAGAACAAG CTGAAGCGTCGGGTTGTAACAATTGATGGCTACAAAGATGTGCCTGCAAATAATGAAAAGCTTTTACTGCAAGCTGTTGCACAGCAACCCGTGAGCGTTGGAATTTGTGGAAGTGAAAGAGCATTTCAGTTATACTCGAAG GGTATATTTACTGGACCTTGTTCAACTGCTTTGGATCATGCTGTCCTGATTGTAGGATATGGTTCGGACGACGGTGTAGATTATTGGATTGTGAAAAATTCATGGGGAAAGAACTGGGGAATGAATGGTTATATGCATATGCTTCGTAATAGTGGTGATTCACAGGGCGTGTGTGGGATTAACATGCTAGCTTCCTTCCCAACGAAGACTTCTCCaaatcctccaccaccaccagctCCAGGTCCCACTAAATGTAGCATTCTAACCTACTGTCCGGCAGAGAGCACGTGCTGTTGCAGCTGGCGTGTGTTGGGATTATGtctttcatggagttgttgtgacCTTGAGAATGCAGTTTGCTGTAAGGACAACCAATATTGCTGCCCATATGATTATCCCATCTGTGATACCAGTGGGAAACAATGCTTGAAG GGAAATGGAAATTCCACTGTTACAAGAGGAATTGCAAGGAAAGAACCTTTTACAAAAGTTGGGTCTTGGAAGGATTTGCTCGCGGCATGGGATCCATAA